The following proteins come from a genomic window of Drosophila sulfurigaster albostrigata strain 15112-1811.04 chromosome X, ASM2355843v2, whole genome shotgun sequence:
- the LOC133848278 gene encoding probable isoaspartyl peptidase/L-asparaginase GA20639, whose amino-acid sequence MPRPVLLIHGGAGDITDARVAGKFKGIKEALRAAWHHLEKQEEVPKSEKDCALDAVEAAVRSMELDEAFNAGYGACLNTDQQVEMEASLMEGRNLRAGCVTLLQDVMHPITVARRLMEKQRHVFIGGSAAQQLALSTGSERLRPGALITDSAKQALHEFQQQQAAGIDTTYARTELDDARTDPKGDTVGAVAMDRHGHIVVGTSTGGITGKWPGRIGDTPLLGCGTYADNTIGGVSTTGHGETIMRYNLAQRILAAIQHKGLSAQAAADQECQLMTKRIGGTGGAIVVDHNGGLGISFTSHRMAWGYVQDGIIHYGIDHNEMLQEPFAT is encoded by the coding sequence ATGCCACGCCCAGTGCTGTTGATACATGGCGGAGCAGGCGACATTACTGACGCTCGCGTAGCCGGCAAGTTCAAGGGCATCAAAGAGGCATTGCGTGCAGCCTGGCATCATCTCGAGAAGCAGGAGGAAGTGCCAAAGTCAGAAAAGGATTGCGCCCTAGATGCCGTCGAGGCAGCTGTGCGCTCCATGGAGCTTGACGAGGCGTTCAATGCCGGTTACGGTGCCTGTTTGAACACCGATCAGCAGGTGGAAATGGAAGCCAGCCTTATGGAGGGGCGTAACTTGCGCGCTGGGTGCGTCACGCTGCTGCAAGATGTCATGCATCCCATTACAGTGGCTCGTCGCCTCATGGAGAAGCAACGCCATGTCTTTATCGGCGGCTCGGCTGCTCAGCAGCTGGCCCTGAGCACAGGTAGCGAACGCTTGCGTCCCGGCGCTCTAATCACGGACAGCGCAAAGCAAGCGCTGCACGAgtttcaacagcagcaggcagcggGCATAGACACAACCTATGCACGCACCGAACTGGATGATGCACGCACCGATCCCAAGGGCGATACGGTCGGCGCAGTGGCTATGGATCGACATGGTCACATTGTGGTGGGCACATCGACGGGCGGCATCACTGGCAAGTGGCCGGGACGCATTGGCGACACGCCCCTACTGGGCTGTGGCACGTATGCGGACAATACCATCGGTGGCGTCTCCACCACGGGTCATGGCGAGACCATCATGCGTTACAATCTTGCCCAGCGCATTTTGGCCGCCATCCAGCACAAGGGTCTGTCCGCTCAGGCAGCCGCCGATCAGGAATGCCAGCTGATGACGAAGCGCATTGGTGGCACAGGCGGCGCCATTGTTGTTGATCACAATGGTGGACTGGGCATCAGTTTCACATCGCACCGCATGGCCTGGGGATATGTCCAAGACGGCATCATTCACTACGGCATCGATCACAATGAAATGCTCCAGGAGCCTTTTGCAACATAA
- the LOC133849433 gene encoding SREBP regulating gene protein isoform X1 produces MWPAALTRLLRRRFIYLLLVLLALVYVFGHLFDRKGTFSGLHYDEYNVQRTRPLLWQQQLLLPEEHLNRTHDPEQHCRNSVQGRQLLVDERGFVCRRSQILANGCCNLELPEISYYSCHSCNATSHCCGIYEYCVSCCLHPNKRPLLEQVLQASNTQKYIYASVEDHFELCLVKCRTNSHSVEHENKYRNEAAKYCYGTTEAHESQRDVAPKAG; encoded by the exons aTGTGGCCAGCTGCTTTGACACGATTGCTGAGACGTCGCTTCATTTATCTGCTCCTAGTGCTGCTCGCTCTCGTCTACGTCTTTGGCCATCTCTTCGATCGG AAGGGCACATTTAGTGGCCTGCATTACGATGAATATAACGTGCAACGAACGCGTCCATTgctgtggcaacagcagctatTGCTGCCCGAAGAGCATCTCAATCGTACCCATGATCCCGAACAGCACTGCCGCAACTCGGTGCAGGGCCGCCAACTGCTCGTCGACGAACGTGGCTTTGTCTGTCGACGCTCACAGATTTTGGCCAACGGCTGCTGCAACCTGGAGCTGCCAGAGATTAGCTATTATAGCTGCCACAGTTGCAATGCCACCTCACACTGCTGTGGCATCTACGAGTACTGTGTGTCGTGCTGCCTGCATCCCAACAAACGCCCGCTCTTGGAACAAGTGCTGCAGGCATCGAATACacagaaatacatatatgccaGCGTCGAGGATCATTTTGAGCTGTGCCTGGTCAAATGTCGCACCAACTCACATTCGGTGGAGCATGAGAACAAGTATCGCAACGAGGCAGCCAAATACTGTTATGGCACCACCGAAGCGCACGAGTCGCAACGCGATGTGGCACCCAAAGCTGGCTAG
- the LOC133849433 gene encoding SREBP regulating gene protein isoform X2, with protein sequence MWPAALTRLLRRRFIYLLLVLLALVYVFGHLFDRGTFSGLHYDEYNVQRTRPLLWQQQLLLPEEHLNRTHDPEQHCRNSVQGRQLLVDERGFVCRRSQILANGCCNLELPEISYYSCHSCNATSHCCGIYEYCVSCCLHPNKRPLLEQVLQASNTQKYIYASVEDHFELCLVKCRTNSHSVEHENKYRNEAAKYCYGTTEAHESQRDVAPKAG encoded by the exons aTGTGGCCAGCTGCTTTGACACGATTGCTGAGACGTCGCTTCATTTATCTGCTCCTAGTGCTGCTCGCTCTCGTCTACGTCTTTGGCCATCTCTTCGATCGG GGCACATTTAGTGGCCTGCATTACGATGAATATAACGTGCAACGAACGCGTCCATTgctgtggcaacagcagctatTGCTGCCCGAAGAGCATCTCAATCGTACCCATGATCCCGAACAGCACTGCCGCAACTCGGTGCAGGGCCGCCAACTGCTCGTCGACGAACGTGGCTTTGTCTGTCGACGCTCACAGATTTTGGCCAACGGCTGCTGCAACCTGGAGCTGCCAGAGATTAGCTATTATAGCTGCCACAGTTGCAATGCCACCTCACACTGCTGTGGCATCTACGAGTACTGTGTGTCGTGCTGCCTGCATCCCAACAAACGCCCGCTCTTGGAACAAGTGCTGCAGGCATCGAATACacagaaatacatatatgccaGCGTCGAGGATCATTTTGAGCTGTGCCTGGTCAAATGTCGCACCAACTCACATTCGGTGGAGCATGAGAACAAGTATCGCAACGAGGCAGCCAAATACTGTTATGGCACCACCGAAGCGCACGAGTCGCAACGCGATGTGGCACCCAAAGCTGGCTAG
- the LOC133849432 gene encoding E3 SUMO-protein ligase NSE2-like isoform X1, with translation MFVYQHILSTSTYSASLAKQLPAKLIVKFNIMNFVNEIDGVKKAIIENAQLMRSFENKVGNDEFRDKLKKFNDEIETMRLELGETLIGLKTRQKRLDNMLDKAANECQTLEELEAKYEEFQQTEGKKRMSIKLCTEFKEFKQELMNNPSANANIDAEVIEQDDNAICSMYDPWTKNLMLNPVRNIKCGHNYDRDSVMAVIKDRLNIHCPIVGCASKVYVQPNHLVPNEPLQERIRVYKIQQDDDEDNN, from the exons atgttTGTATACCAACATATATTGTCCACCTCTACATACTCAGCGTCATTAGCAAAACAATTGCCGGCAAAATTAATTGTCAAGTTCAATATAATGAATTTCGTTAACGAAATCGATGGTGTCAAGAAGGCGATTATTGAGAACGCACAGTTGATGAGGTCATTCGAAAATA AAGTCGGTAATGATGAGTTTCGCGATAAATTGAAGAAGTTTAATGATGAAATCGAAACAATGCGTCTGGAGTTGGGCGAAACATTAATTGGATTGAAAACCAGACAAAAACGTTTAGATAATATGTTGGATAAAGCCGCCAATGAATGCCAAACATTGGAAGAACTCGAAGCAAAATACGAGGAATTCCAACAAACTGAAGGCAAGAAACGCATGAGCATTAAACTGTGCACAgagtttaaagaatttaaacaGGAATTAATGAATAATCCAAGCGCCAACGCTAATATCGATGCAGAAGTCATTGAACAAGATGATAATGCCATTTGTTCCATGTACGATCCGTGGACCAAAAACTTAATGTTGAATCCGGTTCGCAACATAAAATGCGGTCATAATTATGATCGAGATTCGGTTATGGCGGTTATAAAGGATAGATTAAACATTCATTGTCCAATTGTCGGCTGCGCCAGCAAAGTTTACGTGCAACCCAATCATCTGGTCCCCAATGAGCCGTTGCAGGAAAGGATTCGCGTTTACAAAATACAGcaggatgatgatgaagataaCAACTAA
- the LOC133849432 gene encoding E3 SUMO-protein ligase NSE2-like isoform X2, whose protein sequence is MFVYQHILSTSTYSASLAKQLPAKLIVKFNIMNFVNEIDGVKKAIIENAQLMRSFENIGNDEFRDKLKKFNDEIETMRLELGETLIGLKTRQKRLDNMLDKAANECQTLEELEAKYEEFQQTEGKKRMSIKLCTEFKEFKQELMNNPSANANIDAEVIEQDDNAICSMYDPWTKNLMLNPVRNIKCGHNYDRDSVMAVIKDRLNIHCPIVGCASKVYVQPNHLVPNEPLQERIRVYKIQQDDDEDNN, encoded by the exons atgttTGTATACCAACATATATTGTCCACCTCTACATACTCAGCGTCATTAGCAAAACAATTGCCGGCAAAATTAATTGTCAAGTTCAATATAATGAATTTCGTTAACGAAATCGATGGTGTCAAGAAGGCGATTATTGAGAACGCACAGTTGATGAGGTCATTCGAAAATA TCGGTAATGATGAGTTTCGCGATAAATTGAAGAAGTTTAATGATGAAATCGAAACAATGCGTCTGGAGTTGGGCGAAACATTAATTGGATTGAAAACCAGACAAAAACGTTTAGATAATATGTTGGATAAAGCCGCCAATGAATGCCAAACATTGGAAGAACTCGAAGCAAAATACGAGGAATTCCAACAAACTGAAGGCAAGAAACGCATGAGCATTAAACTGTGCACAgagtttaaagaatttaaacaGGAATTAATGAATAATCCAAGCGCCAACGCTAATATCGATGCAGAAGTCATTGAACAAGATGATAATGCCATTTGTTCCATGTACGATCCGTGGACCAAAAACTTAATGTTGAATCCGGTTCGCAACATAAAATGCGGTCATAATTATGATCGAGATTCGGTTATGGCGGTTATAAAGGATAGATTAAACATTCATTGTCCAATTGTCGGCTGCGCCAGCAAAGTTTACGTGCAACCCAATCATCTGGTCCCCAATGAGCCGTTGCAGGAAAGGATTCGCGTTTACAAAATACAGcaggatgatgatgaagataaCAACTAA
- the LOC133849434 gene encoding dnaJ homolog subfamily C member 25 homolog, producing MPHIQLQRWLYTCLLVSALPTLCLGLLEGLYCGKENCYDVLGVTRESSKSEIGKAYRLLARKHHPDLHRGEEAKALAEEKFKLLATAYEILRDEESRTDYDYMLDNPDAYYAHYYRYYRRRVAPKVDVRVVIVVTLTIISVIQYYSGWQRYDAAIKYFATVPKYRNKALDIARDEIQAMSSKDRKSKNRKNLTKTEQKEELERIIRKVIEEKMDVQGGYAKPTLWDVLWVQLIISPYTLFNWLVWHAQWLWRFTILKQEYGREQQLYLIRRYMGMGQHQFNSLEERQIEEYLELELWQRENFEAWKAEQDEEMKKKLAENPRYKAYRRYMKNHGPGRITFED from the coding sequence ATGCCACACATACAATTACAGAGATGGCTGTACACCTGTCTATTGGTGAGTGCGCTGCCCACCTTGTGCCTGGGCCTCCTCGAGGGTCTCTACTGTGGCAAGGAGAACTGCTACGATGTGCTTGGAGTAACGCGCGAGTCATCAAAATCGGAAATCGGCAAAGCCTATCGGTTGCTGGCACGCAAGCACCATCCGGATTTGCATCGCGGCGAGGAGGCAAAAGCCTTGGCCGAGGAGAAATTCAAGCTGCTGGCGACCGCTTATGAGATATTGCGAGATGAGGAGTCACGCACCGATTACGATTACATGCTTGATAATCCCGATGCATACTATGCACATTATTATCGCTATTATCGACGACGCGTGGCGCCCAAAGTCGATGTTCGAGTGGTGATCGTCGTCACCTTGACCATCATCTCGGTGATCCAATACTACTCGGGATGGCAGCGTTACGATGCGGCCATTAAGTATTTCGCCACCGTGCCCAAGTATCGCAATAAGGCGCTGGATATCGCACGCGATGAGATACAGGCAATGAGCAGTAAGGACCGGAAGTCGAAGAATCGCAAGAATCTTACAAAGACGGAGCAAAAAGAAGAACTGGAGCGCATCATACGCAAGGTGATCGAGGAGAAGATGGATGTGCAAGGCGGCTATGCGAAGCCCACGTTGTGGGATGTGCTCTGGGTGCAGTTGATCATCAGTCCCTACACGCTGTTCAATTGGTTGGTGTGGCATGCTCAATGGTTGTGGCGCTTTACGATCCTCAAGCAGGAATACGGCAGGGAGCAGCAATTGTATTTGATACGTCGGTACATGGGCATGGGACAGCACCAGTTCAATTCCCTGGAAGAGCGACAGATTGAGGAGTatctggagctggagctgtgGCAGCGTGAAAATTTCGAAGCGTGGAAGGCTGAGCAAGATGAGGAGATGAAAAAGAAACTGGCGGAGAATCCACGATACAAAGCCTATCGCCGCTACATGAAGAACCATGGACCCGGACGCATTACGTTCGAGGATTAA
- the LOC133849437 gene encoding zinc finger protein 2, translating into MPRNLDSGSRLVDLGVVCLICLRAEPGYCSIYGQDLETPHMQIVDKIRSCSALQLDKPLLSQLPDKICHGCHNELSITYRFQQKCLEAQKVFQSAAATATLLLDVDKLQLEQQQQFKLPSSLRIKRLEAEPPLATKIKYYKSDEVEDGADEDVVEEEEKHVVKHEEAIATIVLQDDDKLLALGVDWVTAAQQEQELELEQELELELEQEVELELEQPKMEDDDDDEEEDEVLQSVPCITVSTTSNNSNSTSNNNNDSSSSSGNINSMINSSIVSSRNRRSTEPKICDICGNTYKYQHALSAHMRRHNNERPYPCEVCQKAFISNVELRRHMRVHTGQKPYGCRYCERRFSDFGSSKKHERIHTGERPYVCEVCHKGFAYAHVLSVHRRTHTGKKQFQCTQCDKGFTKKSYLATHLEQHRVNSLGAGSDIVGPLQRLSTRKQRQQQLREQQQQLRDQQQQLREQQQQQQQREREREQQLHFGEQLEDEDEYDDDNVSVGIGIASLSHAGHGEQSSSKVLEECIVNNDFMFNNDDDVDDDDDEREAVDATANAQHELDDYHDAADELDENEFQHVQHVKGPYGLVGDLLDAEDLVSDTKYLME; encoded by the coding sequence ATGCCGCGAAATTTGGACAGCGGATCACGTCTAGTGGATCTAGGCGTTGTCTGCTTGATTTGTTTGCGCGCCGAACCCGGCTACTGTTCCATCTATGGCCAGGATCTGGAGACGCCACACATGCAGATTGTGGACAAAATACGCAGCTGCAGCGCACTGCAATTGGACAAGCCATTGCTTAGCCAGCTGCCGGATAAGATCTGTCACGGCTGTCACAACGAGTTGAGCATCACGTATCGTTTCCAACAAAAGTGTCTCGAGGCCCAGAAGGTCTTTCAATCGGCggcagcgacggcgacgctgCTGCTGGATGTCGACAagctgcagctggagcagcagcagcaattcaaACTGCCATCCAGTCTGCGCATCAAACGCCTCGAAGCGGAGCCGCCTCTGGCGACTAAAATCAAGTATTACAAAAGCGATGAAGTGGAGGATGGAGCTGATGAGGATGTGGtggaagaggaggagaagcACGTGGTGAAGCACGAGGAGGCAATTGCCACAATTGTGCTGCAGGACGATGACAAGTTACTGGCTTTGGGTGTCGATTGGGTAACAGCTGCGCAGCAAGAGCAGGAACTGGAGTTGGAGCAAGAGCTAgagttggagctggagcaggAGGTAGAGCTGGAGCTAGAGCAGCCCAAGATGgaagacgatgatgacgatgaggaggaggacgagGTGCTGCAGAGCGTGCCCTGCATCACAGTCTccaccaccagcaacaacagcaacagcacaagcaacaacaacaacgacagcagcagcagcagcggcaacatcaacagcatgATCAACAGCAGCATAGTCAGCTCACGAAATCGCCGCTCCACCGAGCCCAAGATCTGCGACATCTGCGGCAACACGTACAAATATCAGCATGCCCTCAGCGCCCATATGCGACGCCACAACAACGAGCGGCCGTATCCCTGCGAGGTGTGCCAGAAGGCGTTCATCTCGAACGTGGAACTGAGGCGACATATGCGCGTTCACACCGGCCAAAAGCCGTACGGCTGCCGCTATTGCGAGCGACGGTTCTCGGACTTTGGCAGCAGCAAGAAACACGAACGCATTCACACTGGAGAGCGACCGTATGTGTGCGAGGTGTGTCACAAGGGATTCGCCTATGCGCATGTCTTGTCGGTGCATCGTAGAACGCACACGGGCAAAAAGCAGTTTCAGTGCACGCAGTGCGATAAGGGCTTCACCAAGAAGAGTTACCTGGCCACACATCTGGAGCAGCATCGTGTCAACAGCCTGGGAGCGGGCAGCGATATCGTTGGTCCACTGCAACGGCTGTCGACACGcaaacagcgacaacagcagctgcgcgagcaacagcaacagctgcgcgaccagcagcaacagttacgagagcaacaacaacagcagcagcaacgcgaACGAGAACGCGAACAGCAGCTGCACTTTGGCGAGCAGCtggaggatgaggatgagtaCGATGATGATAATGTTAGCGTTGGCATAGGCATCGCCTCGCTGAGTCATGCGGGTCATGGGGAACAGAGTTCGTCCAAGGTGCTGGAGGAGTGCATTGTGAACAATGATTTCATGTTcaacaacgacgatgacgtcgacgatgatgacgatgagcgGGAGGCAGTCGATGCGACGGCCAATGCCCAGCATGAACTGGATGATTATCACGATGCGGCCGATGAGCTGGATGAGAATGAGTTTCAGCATGTGCAGCACGTGAAGGGGCCGTACGGTCTGGTCGGTGATCTGCTCGATGCCGAGGATCTGGTCAGCGATACCAAATACTTGATGGAATAG
- the LOC133849438 gene encoding LOW QUALITY PROTEIN: uncharacterized protein LOC133849438 (The sequence of the model RefSeq protein was modified relative to this genomic sequence to represent the inferred CDS: deleted 1 base in 1 codon): MSHNPIKQLTQQLINYFTIPKDVPSNAWQHYGELVRINKDNVDKIGDFSISAVTKNWQYFCQRSGLELRYTSQEQMLPDEQSIKELLEHSHKFWLYPLKKVKLLHKERIALYFQREAIVVNVIQMILRQGDAYGKCSMIDEGANKLKERRTLCLQLHEELLQADCGTTKELHQFRAKQLYQIVRRLLDYTDWLLVDPKDQTADTLLVCVESSNQSSRVGDEQKPSQAVSLSCGPVLEPTTKIATTLTSDEYNALRANDMLLTAMHRSGMRNVGDHKALIQQLGRAAVIVDLFEVRHNSAVSLVRNGQSRSKGASFILYNSARMGTLMRLYDANKDANKSTAEPLPPMDAMLTNLTQDIEWELIFGYLLSFPDVVESTLAQLRKGQCGVHLLVRYIINLVSTFSRFYRKYKVLWGTFTARIYLVKAVHQVLKSALALLGIEPVNAM; encoded by the exons ATGTCACATAATCCCATCAAGCAGCTAACACAGCagctaattaattattttaccaTTCCGAAGGATGTGCCATCAAATGCTTGGCAGCATTACGGTGAGCTCGTGCGTATCAACAAAGATAACGTGGATAAGATTGGAGATTTCAGCATCTCGGCAGTGACCAAAAATTGGCAATATTTTTGCCAAAGAAGCGGCTTGGAATTGCGCTACACGTCACAGGAACAAATGCTGCCTGACGAACAGTCCATTAAAGAGCTGCTCGAGCACAGTCACAAATTTTGGTTGTATCCCTTG AAAAAGGTGAAGCTACTACACAAGGAACGCATTGCGTTGTACTTTCAGCGTGAGGCCATAGTTGTCAATGTGATTCAAATGATATTGCGCCAAGGCGACGCTTATGGCAAGTGCAGCATGATTGATGAAGGCGCTAATAAGTTGAAAGAGAGGCGAACACTTTGTTTACAACTGCACGAAGAGCTCCTTCAAGCGGATTGCGGCACCACCAAAGAGTTGCATCAGTTTCGTGCTAAGCAACTTTACCAGATTGTGCGACGTTTGCTCGACTACACCGACTGGCTTCTAGTGGATCCAAAGGATCAAACTGCTGACACTTTGCTGGTCTGCGTCGAGAGCAGTAATCAATCCAGTCGCGTGGGCGATGAACAGAAGCCAAGCCAGGCAGTCTCGCTGAGCTGTGGTCCCGTGCTGGAGCCAACCACTAAGATCGCAACCACACTGACCAGCGATGAGTACAATGC CTTACGGGCCAACGATATGCTGCTAACAGCCATGCATCGCAGTGGCATGCGGAATGTGGGTGACCATAAGGCGCTGATACAGCAACTGGGACGCGCTGCCGTCATCGTTGATCTCTTTGAGGTGCGTCACAACAGCGCCGTTTCGCTTGTTCGCAATGGTCAGAGCCGTTCTAAGGGCGCCAGCTTTATACTGTACAATTCGGCGCGTATGGGAACATTGATGCGTCTCTACGATGCCAACAAAGATGCGAACAAGTCCACAGCAGAACCTCTGCCGCCAATGGATGCAATGTTGACTAATCTCACACAAGAC ATCGAATGGGAATTGATCTTTGGCTATTTGCTATCATTCCCGGATGTTGTCGAGTCAACGCTGGCACAATTGAGGAAGGGTCAATGTGGCGTCCATCTGCTGGTGCGCTACATCATTAATTTGGTATCGACATTTAGTCGTTTCTATCGCAAGTACAAAGTGCTTTGGGGCACGTTCACTGCACGCATCTATTTGGTGAAGGCTGTGCACCAGGTGCTTAAATCAGCACTGGCTCTGCTGGGCATAGAGCCCGTGAATGCGATGTAA